Proteins encoded by one window of Collimonas fungivorans:
- the cyoC gene encoding cytochrome o ubiquinol oxidase subunit III: MSDTTMNTTGAADPSARFYTREHHPENGTLLGFWLYLMSDCLIFACLFATYAVLGRNYAGGPTGAELFDLPLVAVNTSLLLLSSITYGFAMLEMQRKRQGATLAWLAVTGILGACFIGFELYEFVHLIHEGAGPQRSGFLTSFFALVATHGLHVSFGIVWLVTLMFQVKRHGLTAENGRRLMCLSMFWHFLDVVWIGVFTFVYLMGVLP; this comes from the coding sequence ATGTCTGATACCACCATGAACACTACCGGCGCGGCTGATCCGAGCGCGCGCTTCTACACCCGCGAACACCATCCGGAAAACGGCACCTTGCTGGGTTTCTGGCTGTACCTGATGAGCGATTGCCTGATCTTCGCCTGCCTGTTCGCGACTTACGCCGTATTGGGCCGCAACTATGCAGGCGGCCCGACCGGCGCCGAACTGTTCGACCTGCCGCTGGTGGCAGTCAATACGTCGCTGCTGCTGCTGTCGTCGATCACCTACGGTTTCGCCATGCTGGAAATGCAGCGCAAGCGCCAGGGCGCAACGCTGGCCTGGCTGGCTGTCACCGGCATTCTCGGTGCCTGCTTTATCGGCTTCGAACTGTACGAATTCGTGCACCTGATCCACGAAGGCGCAGGCCCGCAGCGCAGCGGCTTCCTGACCTCGTTCTTCGCACTGGTGGCGACCCACGGCCTGCACGTCAGCTTCGGCATCGTCTGGCTGGTCACGCTGATGTTCCAGGTCAAGCGCCACGGCCTTACCGCTGAAAACGGCCGGCGCCTGATGTGCCTGTCGATGTTCTGGCATTTCCTGGACGTGGTCTGGATCGGCGTCTTCACCTTTGTCTATCTGATGGGAGTTTTGCCATGA
- a CDS encoding SURF1 family protein translates to MKQAPRGMVTDGQGTAPVAPRARSKAVLLALAICAGLVFAGFFALGTWQLKRLQWKLDLIERVEQRVHAPAVAAPGPERWPQVNADADEYRRVRLSGTFLYALTARVQASTELGGGFWLLTPLRCADGSVVLVNRGFVPAKAGAEQDGPEVGPAEVSGLLRMSEPGGGFLRHNDPAGDRWFSRDVQAIAAARNLLPAAPYFIDADAATASKDTGGNHPVGGLTVIAFHNNHLVYALTWYALALMVAGACFWVGREERNLRRRHPPGAHADGIDRESDDGK, encoded by the coding sequence ATGAAACAGGCGCCGCGCGGCATGGTGACGGACGGTCAGGGCACGGCGCCGGTTGCGCCAAGGGCTCGCTCCAAAGCTGTGCTGCTGGCGCTGGCCATCTGCGCCGGGCTGGTGTTCGCCGGTTTCTTCGCATTGGGGACCTGGCAGCTCAAGCGCCTGCAATGGAAGCTTGACCTGATCGAACGGGTTGAGCAAAGGGTGCATGCGCCAGCCGTGGCTGCTCCCGGTCCTGAACGCTGGCCGCAGGTCAATGCCGACGCCGACGAATACCGGCGCGTGCGCCTCAGCGGCACCTTCCTCTATGCACTGACAGCCCGGGTCCAGGCTTCGACCGAACTCGGCGGCGGATTCTGGCTGCTGACGCCGTTGCGCTGCGCGGACGGCAGCGTGGTGCTGGTCAACCGCGGTTTTGTACCGGCCAAGGCCGGCGCCGAACAGGATGGTCCGGAGGTCGGTCCGGCCGAGGTAAGCGGACTGCTGCGCATGAGTGAGCCGGGCGGCGGCTTCCTGCGCCACAACGATCCGGCCGGCGACCGCTGGTTTTCGCGCGACGTGCAAGCGATAGCGGCGGCGCGCAACCTGTTGCCGGCGGCGCCTTATTTCATCGATGCAGACGCAGCGACGGCCAGCAAGGATACCGGCGGCAACCACCCGGTCGGCGGCCTGACGGTGATCGCCTTTCACAATAACCATCTGGTTTATGCTCTCACTTGGTATGCTCTTGCCTTGATGGTGGCAGGCGCCTGTTTCTGGGTAGGACGGGAAGAGCGGAATCTGCGCCGGCGGCATCCGCCAGGCGCCCATGCCGATGGTATCGACCGTGAAAGTGACGATGGCAAGTAA
- a CDS encoding transposase, with translation MYLQEDQWRRLEPLLLGKKGDPGLHGHNNRLFVEAVLWQARNQRRWSDLPSYLGNWNAAYKRFGRWYVCGFWHQLLEKLRGDPELRAVIEKIANYGDQRIKRTLLRAAQKNRRENFNQRAWQAGNEGNSLSRAGDANLHWLSLVSDSGKL, from the coding sequence TTGTATCTGCAAGAGGATCAATGGCGCCGGCTGGAGCCGCTGTTACTCGGAAAGAAAGGCGATCCCGGGCTGCACGGCCATAACAACCGCCTGTTTGTAGAGGCGGTGCTGTGGCAAGCCCGCAATCAGCGCAGGTGGAGCGACCTGCCGTCTTATCTTGGCAATTGGAACGCAGCATACAAGCGTTTCGGGCGCTGGTATGTATGCGGTTTCTGGCATCAGCTGCTTGAGAAGTTGCGCGGAGATCCGGAGTTGCGGGCCGTCATCGAGAAGATCGCCAATTACGGCGATCAACGCATCAAGCGGACATTGCTGAGAGCTGCGCAGAAAAACCGGCGGGAAAATTTTAACCAGCGTGCATGGCAGGCCGGAAATGAGGGGAATTCGCTCTCAAGAGCGGGCGACGCCAATTTGCATTGGTTAAGCCTGGTGAGCGATAGCGGGAAATTGTAA
- a CDS encoding acyl-CoA thioesterase: protein MKTAIFHLLMGVTIMSAILTQRPVVQETVIETIPFPISYLRAPQPKTFHHSIDVYLKDSNATGNIYFARHFEWQGICRERWFFECISADMLQSLGVFITKEAQQQYVCETFAFQKIACEVNTFAIKQCSFSLAFRFLVDGKLVATGQQQIVFANKEKKIARLPEHILEKIRQYEIEKGE from the coding sequence TTGAAAACAGCCATTTTCCATTTGCTTATGGGAGTTACCATCATGTCTGCAATCTTGACTCAGCGTCCTGTCGTCCAAGAAACCGTAATAGAAACCATTCCTTTCCCGATCAGCTATTTGCGGGCGCCACAGCCCAAAACCTTCCACCACTCGATCGACGTGTACCTGAAAGACTCGAACGCCACCGGCAACATTTATTTCGCCCGGCATTTCGAGTGGCAGGGGATTTGCCGCGAGCGCTGGTTTTTCGAATGCATTTCCGCCGACATGCTGCAGTCGCTCGGCGTCTTCATCACCAAAGAGGCGCAGCAGCAGTATGTGTGCGAGACATTTGCATTCCAGAAGATTGCGTGCGAGGTAAATACTTTCGCAATCAAGCAATGTTCGTTTTCCCTGGCGTTCCGCTTCCTGGTGGATGGCAAGCTTGTGGCGACCGGCCAGCAGCAGATAGTCTTCGCCAACAAGGAGAAAAAAATCGCGCGGCTGCCGGAGCACATCCTTGAAAAGATCCGGCAATATGAAATCGAGAAAGGAGAGTAA
- the cyoD gene encoding cytochrome o ubiquinol oxidase subunit IV, with protein sequence MSGGHQQHPARVVGHGHSDHDGHHGHTHADHGSLKSYTTGFVLAVILTAIPFWLVMAKVFDKSSTTGLVLLGFAAVQIVVHMVYFLHMNTKSEGGWSMLALIFTIMLVFIMLSGSLWVMYHLNHNMMPGMMPDTTEVVPESMQKMPDMPKMHNMQDMQHMQNMQ encoded by the coding sequence ATGAGCGGCGGACATCAACAGCACCCGGCGCGCGTCGTCGGCCACGGCCACAGTGATCACGATGGTCATCACGGCCACACCCATGCCGACCACGGCAGCCTGAAGAGCTACACCACCGGCTTCGTGCTGGCGGTGATCCTGACGGCGATTCCGTTCTGGCTGGTGATGGCCAAGGTGTTCGACAAATCCAGCACCACCGGGCTGGTGCTGCTCGGTTTCGCCGCCGTGCAGATCGTGGTGCACATGGTGTATTTCCTGCACATGAACACCAAATCCGAAGGTGGCTGGTCGATGCTGGCGCTGATCTTCACGATCATGCTGGTGTTCATCATGCTGAGCGGTTCGCTGTGGGTGATGTACCACCTGAACCACAACATGATGCCGGGCATGATGCCCGACACCACGGAAGTGGTGCCGGAATCGATGCAGAAAATGCCTGACATGCCGAAAATGCACAATATGCAAGACATGCAGCATATGCAAAACATGCAATGA
- the cyoB gene encoding cytochrome o ubiquinol oxidase subunit I — translation MLDHIDLTKLIFGRLTWEAIPYHEPILIATFLMVAIGGAAVLGALTYYKVWGTLWRDWFTSIDHKKIGIMYVVLGLVMLLRGFADALMMRAQQAFAFGDSAGFLPPHHYDQIFTAHGVIMIFFVAMPLVTGLMNYVVPLQIGARDVAFPFLNNFSFWMTTFGGMLVMASLFVGEFARTGWLAYPPLSGILASPDVGVDYYIWALQIAGVGTLLSGINLIATIVKMRAPGMNMMKMPVFTWTALCTNVLIVAAFPVLTAVLGMLSLDRIVGTNFFTNDMGGNAMMYVNLIWIWGHPEVYILILPAFGIFSEVVSTFSSKRLFGYTSMVYATVVITILSYLVWLHHFFTMGSGASVNSFFGITTMIISIPTGAKIFNWLFTMYRGRIRFELPMLWTIGFMVTFTIGGMTGVLLAVPPADFVLHNSLFLIAHFHNVIIGGVLFGMFAGINYWFPKAFGYKLDDFWGKCCFWFWTIGFYFAFMPLYVLGLMGVTRRLGHFEDPSLQIWFQIAAFGAVLIALGIASFIVQLVVSFRRRESLRDTTGDPWGARTLEWSTSSPPPDYNFAFTPVVHDNDAWTDMKANGYARPLKDFVAIHMPKNTAAGFIIAALSAAIGFALIWHMWLVAGLGFAAMMAAIIIHTFNYNRDYHISADEVVRTEGERTRLLASHV, via the coding sequence ATGCTAGACCATATTGATCTGACCAAGCTGATCTTCGGCCGTCTCACCTGGGAAGCGATTCCCTACCACGAACCGATTCTTATCGCGACCTTCCTCATGGTCGCCATCGGCGGCGCAGCAGTGCTTGGCGCGCTGACCTACTACAAAGTCTGGGGCACCTTGTGGCGCGACTGGTTCACCAGCATCGACCACAAGAAGATCGGCATCATGTATGTGGTGCTGGGCCTGGTGATGCTGCTGCGCGGCTTCGCCGACGCCTTGATGATGCGCGCCCAGCAGGCGTTTGCCTTCGGCGATTCGGCCGGCTTCCTGCCGCCGCACCATTACGACCAGATCTTCACGGCGCACGGCGTCATCATGATCTTCTTCGTCGCCATGCCGCTGGTGACCGGCCTGATGAACTATGTGGTGCCGCTGCAGATCGGCGCACGCGACGTGGCTTTTCCTTTCCTGAACAATTTCAGCTTCTGGATGACCACCTTCGGCGGCATGCTGGTGATGGCTTCGCTGTTCGTCGGCGAATTCGCCCGCACCGGCTGGCTGGCTTATCCGCCGCTGTCAGGCATCCTTGCCAGCCCGGACGTCGGAGTCGACTACTACATATGGGCCTTGCAGATTGCCGGGGTAGGGACGCTGCTATCGGGGATCAACCTGATAGCGACCATCGTCAAGATGCGCGCGCCCGGCATGAACATGATGAAGATGCCGGTATTCACCTGGACCGCCTTGTGCACCAACGTCCTGATCGTCGCCGCCTTCCCGGTGCTGACCGCCGTGCTGGGCATGTTGTCGCTGGACCGCATCGTCGGCACCAATTTCTTCACCAATGACATGGGCGGCAACGCCATGATGTATGTCAACCTGATCTGGATCTGGGGCCACCCTGAGGTTTACATCCTGATTCTGCCAGCCTTCGGCATCTTCTCCGAAGTCGTCTCGACCTTCAGCAGCAAGCGCCTGTTCGGTTACACCTCGATGGTCTATGCCACCGTGGTGATCACCATCCTGTCCTACCTGGTGTGGCTGCATCACTTTTTCACCATGGGTTCCGGCGCCAGCGTCAACTCGTTCTTCGGCATCACGACGATGATCATCTCGATCCCGACCGGCGCCAAGATCTTCAACTGGCTGTTCACCATGTACCGCGGCCGTATCCGCTTCGAGCTGCCCATGCTGTGGACCATCGGCTTCATGGTCACCTTCACCATCGGCGGCATGACCGGCGTGCTGCTGGCAGTGCCGCCGGCCGACTTCGTGCTGCATAACAGCCTGTTCCTGATCGCCCACTTCCATAACGTTATCATCGGCGGCGTGCTGTTCGGCATGTTTGCCGGCATCAATTACTGGTTCCCGAAAGCCTTCGGCTACAAGCTGGACGACTTCTGGGGCAAGTGCTGCTTCTGGTTCTGGACCATCGGTTTCTACTTTGCCTTCATGCCACTGTACGTGCTGGGCCTGATGGGCGTGACCCGCCGCCTCGGCCACTTCGAGGATCCGTCGCTGCAGATCTGGTTCCAGATCGCCGCTTTCGGCGCTGTCCTGATCGCACTCGGCATCGCGTCCTTCATCGTGCAGCTGGTGGTCAGTTTCCGCCGCCGCGAATCGCTGCGCGACACCACCGGCGATCCATGGGGCGCGCGCACCCTGGAATGGTCGACCTCGTCGCCGCCGCCGGACTACAATTTCGCCTTCACGCCGGTGGTGCATGACAACGACGCCTGGACCGACATGAAGGCCAACGGCTACGCGCGTCCGCTGAAAGACTTCGTCGCCATCCACATGCCGAAGAACACGGCGGCCGGTTTCATCATCGCCGCGCTCAGCGCAGCCATCGGCTTTGCCCTGATCTGGCACATGTGGCTGGTGGCCGGCCTCGGCTTTGCAGCGATGATGGCTGCCATCATCATCCACACCTTCAACTACAACCGCGATTACCACATCTCGGCGGACGAAGTCGTCCGCACCGAGGGCGAACGCACACGATTGCTGGCTAGCCATGTCTGA
- a CDS encoding ATP-binding protein — protein MASKIDILANTEDLKRRWTLAAGVENAAGHKNMLQLIQLRWIAVVGQITTIAIVIAGFGIHLPLPHMLKVLACLVAFNIASHLRWHERRVASNGELFLALLVDVGILTAQLYFSGGITNPFAFLFLLQVILSAVLLETWSTWTIVAVTSACLAGLSLFSEPLALPPDHGNGLSSLYVEGLLICFVLNAALLVFFITRIGRNLRAGDAQLADLRQRAAEEDHIVRMGLLASGAAHELGTPLATLSVILGDWRRMPEFSKNSELLEEIGEMQAQLQRCKSIVSGILLSAGEARGESSVKTTISTFLNDLAKEWCATRPIVSFAYENRIEQDMPVAFDSALKQMICNVLDNALEASPQWVSLEATREADALTLVVSDSGPGFAPAMLAHLGKPYQSSKGRPGSGLGLFFVVNVARKLGGTVTARNREQGGALVQLALPLASISLEEGAGHGD, from the coding sequence ATGGCAAGTAAAATTGATATTCTTGCAAATACAGAAGATTTGAAGCGGCGCTGGACGCTGGCGGCAGGCGTTGAAAACGCCGCCGGCCACAAGAACATGCTGCAATTGATCCAGCTGCGCTGGATCGCCGTGGTCGGGCAGATCACCACCATCGCTATCGTGATCGCCGGTTTCGGCATCCACCTGCCGCTGCCGCACATGCTGAAGGTGCTGGCGTGCCTGGTGGCGTTCAACATCGCCAGCCACCTGCGCTGGCATGAACGGCGCGTGGCCAGCAACGGCGAGCTGTTCCTGGCGCTGCTGGTGGACGTCGGCATCCTCACCGCCCAGCTGTATTTCAGCGGCGGCATCACCAATCCGTTCGCCTTTCTGTTCCTGTTGCAGGTGATCCTCAGCGCCGTGCTGCTGGAAACCTGGTCGACCTGGACCATTGTCGCCGTCACCAGCGCCTGCCTGGCCGGCCTCTCGCTGTTTTCCGAACCGCTGGCGCTGCCGCCCGACCATGGCAACGGCTTGTCCAGCCTGTATGTCGAAGGTCTGCTGATCTGTTTTGTGCTGAATGCCGCCTTGCTGGTGTTTTTCATCACCCGCATCGGCCGCAACCTGCGCGCCGGCGACGCCCAGCTGGCCGATTTGCGCCAGCGTGCGGCGGAGGAGGACCACATCGTGCGCATGGGCCTGCTGGCTTCCGGCGCCGCGCACGAACTCGGTACGCCGCTGGCCACCTTGTCGGTGATCCTGGGCGACTGGCGGCGCATGCCGGAGTTCAGCAAGAACAGCGAACTGCTGGAAGAAATCGGCGAGATGCAAGCCCAGCTGCAGCGCTGCAAGAGCATCGTCAGCGGCATCCTGCTGTCGGCCGGCGAGGCGCGCGGCGAATCGTCGGTGAAGACCACCATCAGCACTTTCCTCAACGACCTGGCCAAGGAATGGTGTGCGACCCGGCCGATCGTTTCGTTTGCCTATGAAAACCGGATCGAGCAGGATATGCCGGTGGCTTTCGATTCCGCCCTCAAGCAGATGATCTGCAACGTGCTCGACAACGCGCTCGAAGCCTCGCCGCAGTGGGTCAGCCTGGAAGCAACGCGGGAAGCCGATGCGCTGACCCTGGTGGTGAGCGACAGCGGTCCCGGTTTTGCGCCTGCCATGCTGGCGCACCTGGGCAAGCCTTACCAGTCGAGCAAGGGACGGCCAGGCAGTGGCCTTGGGCTGTTTTTTGTGGTCAACGTCGCCCGCAAGCTGGGCGGCACGGTAACCGCGCGCAACCGGGAGCAGGGCGGAGCGCTGGTCCAGCTTGCGCTGCCGCTGGCGTCGATCAGCCTTGAGGAGGGTGCCGGACATGGCGACTGA
- a CDS encoding response regulator transcription factor yields the protein MATDRLLLIIEDDATFARTLGRSFERRDYAVLLASNLGEAAALLRQHSPGYAVVDLKLNDSTSGLACVQMLHKHDPAMLIVVLTGFASINTAVEAIKLGACQYLAKPSNTDDIEAAFGHVAGAAEIELSNRSTSIKTLEWERIHEVLVETGFNISETARRLGMHRRTLARKLEKQRIK from the coding sequence ATGGCGACTGACCGCCTGCTGCTGATCATCGAGGACGACGCCACTTTCGCGCGCACGCTGGGCCGCTCGTTCGAGCGCCGCGATTACGCTGTCCTGCTGGCCTCGAATCTGGGCGAGGCCGCTGCGCTGCTGCGCCAGCATTCGCCGGGATATGCAGTGGTCGACCTCAAGCTCAACGACAGCACCTCCGGGCTGGCTTGCGTACAGATGCTGCACAAGCACGATCCGGCCATGCTGATCGTGGTGCTGACCGGTTTCGCCAGCATCAACACGGCGGTGGAAGCGATCAAGCTTGGCGCCTGCCAGTATCTGGCCAAGCCTTCCAATACCGACGATATCGAGGCGGCTTTCGGCCATGTCGCCGGCGCTGCCGAGATTGAACTCAGCAACCGCTCGACCTCGATCAAGACGCTGGAGTGGGAGCGCATCCACGAAGTGCTGGTGGAAACCGGTTTCAACATTTCCGAAACGGCGCGGCGCCTGGGAATGCACCGGCGCACGCTGGCGCGCAAGCTGGAAAAACAGCGTATCAAATAA
- the cyoA gene encoding ubiquinol oxidase subunit II → MVSLLSRRGLLLLPLILLAGCNTVVMNPSGDIASQQGRLIVISTILMLLIIVPVIALTIWFAWRYRKNNTAARYEPDWDHSTQLELVIWGAPLLIIIALGLLTWISTHTLDPYRPLSRLDANRPIPADAKTLTVEVVALDWKWLFIYPEQGIATVNELAAPVDMPIRFKITSSAIMNSFFIPALAGQIYAMPGMQTSLNAVINRPGEYDGFSANYSGAGFSDMKFKFHGMTTENFENWVKTTKAASGKLDRADYLQLEKPSEKEPVRYYGAVDPSLYHAILNRCIEPGQMCMDQMMAADSGHNMAEHQAEDPAKHHE, encoded by the coding sequence ATGGTTTCCCTCTTATCTCGGCGTGGATTGCTCCTCCTTCCCCTCATTTTGTTGGCTGGTTGCAACACGGTGGTGATGAATCCGTCTGGCGATATCGCCTCCCAGCAGGGCCGCCTGATCGTGATTTCCACGATTCTGATGCTGCTGATCATCGTTCCGGTGATTGCGCTGACCATCTGGTTTGCCTGGCGCTACCGTAAAAACAATACCGCTGCACGCTACGAACCCGACTGGGACCACTCGACCCAGCTGGAGCTGGTGATCTGGGGCGCGCCGCTGCTCATCATCATCGCCCTCGGCCTGCTGACCTGGATCAGCACCCATACCCTGGACCCGTACCGGCCGCTGTCGCGCCTGGATGCGAACCGCCCGATTCCCGCCGATGCCAAGACGCTGACGGTAGAAGTGGTGGCGCTGGACTGGAAATGGCTGTTCATCTATCCCGAGCAAGGCATCGCCACCGTCAATGAGCTGGCGGCGCCGGTCGACATGCCGATCCGCTTCAAGATCACCTCGTCGGCCATCATGAATTCCTTCTTCATTCCTGCGCTGGCTGGCCAGATCTACGCCATGCCGGGCATGCAGACCTCCCTGAACGCGGTGATCAACCGGCCGGGCGAGTACGACGGCTTCTCCGCCAACTACAGCGGCGCCGGTTTTTCCGACATGAAATTCAAGTTCCATGGCATGACCACGGAGAATTTCGAGAACTGGGTCAAGACCACCAAGGCAGCCAGCGGCAAGCTGGACCGCGCCGATTACCTGCAGCTCGAAAAGCCGAGCGAGAAGGAACCGGTGCGCTACTACGGTGCTGTCGATCCGAGCCTGTACCACGCCATCCTCAACCGCTGCATCGAGCCGGGCCAGATGTGCATGGACCAGATGATGGCGGCCGATAGCGGCCACAACATGGCAGAACACCAGGCCGAGGACCCGGCCAAACACCATGAATAA